In one Candidatus Aminicenantes bacterium genomic region, the following are encoded:
- a CDS encoding CBS domain-containing protein — FHGNQIPFRHRPLQAAPADILAVAAMSLVVALFVILFMRALRTGGAGLAKLLPHPPARAVLGGLLVGCVVVAFPAVRGEGYHLVRSLLDGGAGQALGMMLILVLMKILATAMTLGSGGSGGVFAPSLVIGALSGYLFHGLLCMLFPAAVFAAAPLFILAGMAGTISGTLGAPLTGIFLVVEITGGYDVILPLLVISFLTYTLVRLAERHSIYQYELAEKGLLLRPRTDARILADIPLTELLERDLVPVYPDMPLATLIPRIHRSRRNHFPVEDRSTGRFLGMVNFVDVKEFLFDDAMARTVLVEEVMRSDAPIVGAGESLPQVLSVFDRTGAWSLPVVEGDRFLGLISKSTILDHYRKELKIQTEV; from the coding sequence TTCCATGGCAATCAGATTCCTTTTCGTCACCGCCCTTTGCAGGCCGCGCCGGCGGACATACTTGCCGTAGCCGCCATGTCACTGGTGGTCGCCCTGTTTGTGATTCTGTTTATGCGCGCCTTGAGAACGGGCGGGGCCGGGCTGGCGAAATTGCTGCCTCACCCGCCGGCCCGAGCGGTATTGGGCGGATTGCTGGTGGGGTGTGTAGTGGTGGCCTTTCCTGCGGTGCGGGGCGAGGGGTACCACCTGGTTCGTTCTCTGCTGGATGGTGGAGCGGGGCAGGCCCTGGGCATGATGTTGATCCTGGTCTTGATGAAGATTCTTGCCACGGCCATGACCTTGGGTTCAGGCGGTTCCGGTGGTGTGTTCGCTCCTTCACTCGTGATCGGCGCCTTATCGGGTTACCTGTTTCACGGTCTATTGTGCATGTTGTTTCCCGCCGCCGTTTTTGCCGCGGCGCCCCTGTTTATTCTGGCCGGCATGGCGGGAACCATCAGCGGGACCTTGGGCGCACCGCTGACAGGCATCTTCCTCGTTGTTGAAATAACGGGTGGCTATGACGTTATTCTTCCCTTGCTGGTGATTTCTTTCCTGACCTACACCCTGGTACGGCTGGCTGAGCGTCACTCCATTTACCAATACGAATTGGCGGAAAAGGGGTTGTTGCTGCGTCCGCGTACGGACGCGCGCATCCTGGCGGATATCCCATTGACCGAGTTGCTGGAGCGTGACCTGGTACCGGTGTATCCTGACATGCCCCTGGCGACACTGATCCCGCGGATCCACCGTTCCCGGCGCAACCATTTCCCGGTCGAAGATCGTTCGACCGGCCGATTCCTGGGTATGGTCAACTTTGTCGATGTTAAAGAGTTCCTGTTTGACGACGCAATGGCCCGTACCGTGCTGGTGGAAGAGGTAATGCGTTCCGACGCTCCGATTGTAGGGGCCGGTGAGTCCTTGCCCCAGGTGCTTTCCGTATTTGACCGCACCGGTGCGTGGAGCCTGCCGGTGGTGGAAGGGGACCGCTTTCTTGGGCTTATCTCTAAATCAACCATTCTGGATCACTATCGCAAGGAGCTCAAGATCCAGACCGAAGTTTGA
- a CDS encoding AbgT family transporter: MKKSPVKVFLSGVERAGNLLPHPASLFGFFALLALILSAIFSAMGLSSVHPGTGEEFHVINLLSRDGVHRILTEMVDNFTGFAPLGIVIVAMLGIGLAENSGLIAVVIKSLVIYSPERLLTFIIVFSGILSNLASSVGYVLLVPLAGTIFLAVGRNPIAGLAAGFAGVSGGYSANLVLGTIDPLLAGLSEEAAHLVDAAYHVNPTANYFFMAVSTFIIAFLGTFVTEKIVIPRLGKYDNKCNIKREKISRLTPAERKGIKNSLCVLAFFCILILIGLIPENGVLRGRDGSLLKSPVLEGVVAILFLVTGLMGLVYGVATGKYKKDADVMKGMTESMKSIAAYIVLVFFAAQFVEYFNWSNLGVIVAIEGAHAIENMKLGLIPLVIMFVTFSGAVNLVMGSASAKWALLAPIFVPMFMFLGYTPELTQVGYRIGDSVTNMISPMMSFFALIIVYFQKYDRKAGIGTVVATMLPFSMVFFIGWVVLLIAWLLLGLPLGPGAGVHL, translated from the coding sequence ATGAAAAAAAGTCCTGTAAAAGTTTTCTTGAGCGGTGTTGAGCGTGCAGGCAATTTGCTGCCGCACCCTGCCAGCCTGTTCGGGTTTTTTGCTTTGCTGGCATTGATTCTTTCCGCGATATTTTCAGCCATGGGTTTGTCTTCAGTGCACCCGGGAACAGGAGAAGAGTTTCATGTGATCAACTTGCTCTCCAGGGACGGGGTACACAGGATATTAACTGAGATGGTCGACAATTTTACCGGTTTTGCGCCATTGGGAATTGTAATAGTAGCCATGCTGGGGATAGGGCTTGCAGAAAACTCCGGTTTGATTGCAGTGGTCATAAAAAGCCTGGTCATCTATTCACCCGAACGACTTTTGACGTTCATCATTGTTTTTTCAGGGATTCTGTCGAACCTGGCATCAAGTGTGGGATATGTGCTGCTGGTACCTTTGGCCGGGACAATCTTTTTGGCTGTCGGGCGCAATCCCATAGCCGGATTGGCGGCGGGCTTTGCCGGGGTTTCCGGCGGCTACTCGGCGAATCTGGTTCTGGGAACAATCGATCCGCTGCTCGCCGGTCTGTCTGAAGAAGCCGCCCACCTGGTGGATGCTGCGTATCATGTAAACCCTACGGCCAACTATTTTTTCATGGCGGTTTCAACTTTCATTATTGCTTTTCTGGGCACATTCGTGACCGAAAAGATAGTTATCCCGCGGCTGGGGAAGTATGACAATAAATGCAATATTAAGCGGGAAAAGATCTCTCGACTTACTCCGGCCGAAAGAAAGGGCATAAAGAATTCTCTTTGTGTTCTGGCTTTTTTTTGCATCCTTATTCTAATCGGATTGATTCCCGAAAACGGTGTTTTGAGGGGCAGAGACGGTTCTTTATTGAAATCACCCGTATTGGAAGGGGTGGTTGCGATATTGTTCCTGGTTACCGGGCTAATGGGACTCGTTTATGGGGTGGCAACCGGCAAATACAAAAAAGATGCGGATGTAATGAAAGGCATGACGGAATCAATGAAATCGATTGCCGCTTATATCGTATTGGTATTCTTTGCCGCCCAGTTTGTTGAGTATTTCAATTGGAGTAATCTTGGCGTTATTGTGGCTATTGAGGGAGCGCATGCGATTGAGAACATGAAGCTGGGGTTAATTCCACTGGTTATCATGTTTGTGACCTTTTCTGGTGCCGTTAATCTGGTTATGGGTAGCGCATCGGCAAAGTGGGCGCTTCTGGCGCCGATATTTGTGCCGATGTTCATGTTCCTCGGATATACCCCGGAATTGACACAGGTCGGGTATCGCATTGGTGACAGTGTGACGAACATGATCTCCCCCATGATGAGTTTCTTTGCCCTGATTATCGTTTATTTCCAGAAATACGACAGAAAAGCCGGCATAGGAACTGTTGTTGCCACCATGCTTCCCTTCTCGATGGTTTTTTTTATCGGCTGGGTTGTATTGTTGATCGCCTGGTTGCTGCTTGGTTTACCGTTGGGCCCGGGAGCCGGTGTTCATCTGTAG